The Ranitomeya imitator isolate aRanImi1 chromosome 3, aRanImi1.pri, whole genome shotgun sequence genome has a window encoding:
- the LOC138671990 gene encoding uncharacterized protein, protein MSTNTFSYNVEETTSILSHSVYPCDFLKTAPRETRGRDLEREVRHHINIELHCATLSEYLRVQRIPRGLRVPLRPTLFRDSPEYCTKFEHILNKCSLDLITLTIEHLQKEIEASSERVKAIEIQLSSTGTPEELNQLKSEIKTKTEQHRRDIENRKRLKFARDTEDYEAKRVYRWQDNYSSSRSNVRTGHRSSTDYSTSGSEQDRSSSIPSTSRFLGPRTQRGRKRGRGGVRDFGRDTDLTRITRSQSRLY, encoded by the exons ATGTCCACCAATACCTTCTCCTACAATGTAGAGGAGACCACTAGTATCCTATCCCACTCTGTATATCCTTGTGACTTTCTCAAAACTGCACCCCGTGAGACGAGGGGACGAGATCTGGAACGAGAAGTAAGGCACCATATTAACATTGAACTCCACTGCGCCACGCTGTCCGAGTACCTACGGGTACAACGTATTCCGAGGGGCCTGAGGGTTCCACTACGCCCCACACTTTTCCGGGATTCTCCGGAATACTGCACTAAATTTGAACACATTTTAAATAAGTGCTCCCTAGATCTAATCACTCTCACCATAGAACACTTACAAAAAGAGATCGAGGCCAGCTCAGAACGGGTCAAGGCTATTGAGATCCAGCTTTCATCCACAGGTACCCCAGAGGAGCTGAACCAACTGAAATCGGAAATCAAGACGAAGACTGAACAACACCGTAGAGATATCGAGAACAGGAAGCGATTGAAATTCGCCCGAGACACCGAGGACTACGAGGCCAAAAGGGTgtacagatggcaggacaactaTTCCTCCTCTCGCTCCAACGTAAGAACTGGACACCGCTCCTCCACGGACTACTCCACTTCAGGATCGGAGCAAGACAGGAGCTCTTCCATTCCCAGCACGTCCCGTTTTTTAGGTCCACGCACCCAACGAGGCAGAAAAAGAGGACGCGGAGGAGTCAGAGATTTCggcagagacacagacctcacacggATCACACGTTCTCAG AGCCGTCTATATTGA